The genomic stretch TTTTTTTAAAGCAATAAAAAATACTGCATATCGCGCCACATTACGAAGTTTGTTGGAAAAGAACTTTCGCCATGGAAATTGAATATTCAGTTGCTTTGTCAGCACCTATTAAGGTTGTCATAGAAGTAGTTCCTTCGAGCAGTAATGTGAGCTGATTGGCTAAATGCAGCTGATTCTTATCCTGCTTTTCTTCCGTTAATTGCTGAAAATAATGAAGCAATTTTGATTTATGTTCTCTTGCAATTGTTTCAATCTCATTATCTGTTCCGGTATAATCCTCTATCGCTCTTAAGAACATATCCCCATTATAGGAGTGTTCCTTTAACCAGCGACAGTGACCTTCTACAGCTCGAATAAAAGGAGAATCTGAGTCTGATGCAATAGAGGAATCAAGGTAGGACCAATAACGCTCCTCACGTCGCTTTAATACTTCTTCTACTAGCTTATCCTTGGAAGGAAAATGATTATATAGTGTCATTGTAGCTACATCTGCTTCTTTAATAATTTGCTTTAAACCCACACCGCGAAACCCATGTTCGTAAAACAACCGTTCCGCTACTTGTAGTAGCATATCCTTTTTAGTTGGTCGACTCATATGATTAACTGCTCCTTAAATTAATTAGAACCAATCTACAAGTTACAATTTCCAGTAACTAGAGTCAAGCAATAGTTCGTTTGTCCGGCCTATAGTTTACAGAGAATTCCGGTCTTGATTACTTATCCGAATAATTTAATAGTGATTGTGAATCTAATCAATTAGCGTTAATCAGTTGATTCTAAGACAGCTATATGTTAAAACTAGAAAGGTCGTTCTATCTAAAATACTATAGTTTTTTGCTGCTGCTCGTAATGCGAGGATAAAATTTGTATAGCAGTAGCTTTAGAACTTAGTTGTACATGAAAGGGGAATATTTTATGAGTAAAGTGGGCAAAGTTTTTTGGATATCTTTGGCCATCTCAGCTATTTTTGTTGTTTGGGGTGTAGCAGCACCAAAAAAATTAGAATATATCTCTAACGAGGTGCAATCTTTCTTAACCTCGCAATTCGGGTGGTTTTATATCGTTTCAGTTGCTATTTTCTTAGTCTTTTCCATATACCTTATTTTTAGCCGTTTTGGTCATATGCGTTTAGGAAGAGAAGGAGAAAAACCAGAGTACAATAGAATTACTTGGTTTGCCATGCTATTCAGCGCAGGAATGGGTATTGGGCTTATTTTCTGGGGAGCGGCAGAGCCGTTAGCTCACTACGCTGCACCGCCTGAAGCAGAAGCGGAAAGCATTGAAGCTGCTAAAAATGCACTGCGTTACTCGGTATTCCACTGGGGATTACAGACGTGGGCTGTATACACAGTAATTGCTTTAGCAATTGCATACTTCAAATTCAAAAGAGGTGCACCAGGTCTTATCAGTTCAACTTTCGAACCTTTAATTGGAGAAAGAACAAAAGGCTGGATGGGTAATGTTATTGATATTATTGCGGTATTTGCAACTATATTTGGTGTTGCAACTTCTCTAGGTTTGGGAGCTTCTCAAATTGCTGGCGGTTTGTCATTTATCTCGGATATTAAGAATAACTTTACAACACAATTCATCATTATTATTATCGTAACAATATTGTTTATGGCATCTGCTTGGTCAGGTATTGGCAAAGGAATTAAGTGGCTAAGTAACGCGAATATTGTATTAGCTGTCTTGCTTCTTTTACTAACGTTATTCTTGGGACCAACGCAGTTTATTCTTAATACATTTATTGCTACTATGGGTTCTTACGTGGAGTCCTTGCCTTCCCTTAGCTTCCAAACAGGTTCATTTAATGATGATTTCAACGGATGGATTCAAAGCTGGACAATATTCTATTGGGCTTGGTTCATTGCTTGGTCACCTTTCGTT from Terribacillus sp. DMT04 encodes the following:
- a CDS encoding TetR/AcrR family transcriptional regulator, giving the protein MSRPTKKDMLLQVAERLFYEHGFRGVGLKQIIKEADVATMTLYNHFPSKDKLVEEVLKRREERYWSYLDSSIASDSDSPFIRAVEGHCRWLKEHSYNGDMFLRAIEDYTGTDNEIETIAREHKSKLLHYFQQLTEEKQDKNQLHLANQLTLLLEGTTSMTTLIGADKATEYSISMAKVLFQQTS
- a CDS encoding BCCT family transporter, which gives rise to MSKVGKVFWISLAISAIFVVWGVAAPKKLEYISNEVQSFLTSQFGWFYIVSVAIFLVFSIYLIFSRFGHMRLGREGEKPEYNRITWFAMLFSAGMGIGLIFWGAAEPLAHYAAPPEAEAESIEAAKNALRYSVFHWGLQTWAVYTVIALAIAYFKFKRGAPGLISSTFEPLIGERTKGWMGNVIDIIAVFATIFGVATSLGLGASQIAGGLSFISDIKNNFTTQFIIIIIVTILFMASAWSGIGKGIKWLSNANIVLAVLLLLLTLFLGPTQFILNTFIATMGSYVESLPSLSFQTGSFNDDFNGWIQSWTIFYWAWFIAWSPFVGTFIARVSKGRTVREFVIGVLFIPTIFCAFWFIVFGGSSLFQEINGINTGLTDLAQEETLFGLFEGMPMSSVLTIIALFLISTFFITSADSATFVLGMQTTQGSLNPSNKIKMIWGIIQAATASVLLATGGLNALQTASIVSAFPFAFILLIMIVALVKAMNEDLKKERRSKSKK